DNA from Nocardioides seonyuensis:
GGCGGGCGAACTCCAGGCCGATGCCGGCGGTGGCGCCGGTGATGAGTGAGGTCGTCATGTGCCCAGCATCTCAGTGGACTCGTCCGCGCGTGGGCCCAGGCCCGGTCAGGCATGATGTGCGGTGATGAGCACGCACACACCGGTGGTTCTCGCCGTAGCCAACCAGAAGGGCGGCGTCGCCAAGACGACGACCGTCGCCTCGATCGGTGCTGCCCTGGCAGAGCTCGGCCAACGGGTCCTGCTGGTCGACCTCGACCCCCAGGCCTGTCTGACCTTCTCCCTGGGCATCGACCCCGAGGACCTCGACGTCTCGGTGCACCAGGTGCTCACCGCGGGGCTCGCTGCCACCGAGGTGATCATCGAGACCGAGGAGGGCGTCGACGTCCTGCCGGCCACGATCGAGCTCGCGCGCGCCGAGGCCGACCTGCTGACGCGCACGGGGCGTGAGCACGTCATCAAGAGTGTGCTCGAGCAGCTCGCGGAGGACCTCGCGGACGACGAGGACGGCCCCTACGACTGGGTGCTGCTCGACTGCCCGCCGTCCCTGGGCGTGCTCACCGTCGCCGCGCTCACCGCAGCCGACGGCGTGCTGATCCCGCTCCAGTGCGAGACGCTCTCGCACCGCGGCGTGGGCCAGCTGCTCGACACCGTGCACGACGTCCGCCGTTTCACCAACCGCGGGCTCGAGGTGTGGGGAGTCCTGCCGACGCTCTACGACGGCCGCACCAACCACGCGCGCACTGTCCTGGAGACGATCAGCGACACCTACGACCTCGAGGTGGTCGAGCCGCCGATCCCCAAGACCATCAAGTTCGCCGAGGCGCCGGCAGCCGGTCGGTCCATCCTGGCCACCAGCCGCAGCAGCAAGGGTGCCAAGGCCTATCGCGAGGTGGCTGCCAACCTCGTCGCGCGGGCGGCACGACCGAAGCCGCGCCGCTCGGCGAAGAAGAAGAGGGCCTGAACCTCAGTCCTTGACGGGCGCGCCGCCGCGGGACCGGGTTCGGCTGCGCTTGCGCCGGGGACGCGAGGACCCCTCGCCGGACGGCTTCTCGCTCGCACCGCGGTTGCCCTGACCACCACCCTGAGCGCCGCTGCGCTCGCGGGGAGCCTTCTTCTCCACCGGGGCCGGCGGGACGATGCGGCCCTTCGTGCCCGGCGCGATGCCCTGGTCGTGGTAGAGGTGCTCGGAGGTCGAGTAGGTCTCCTGCGGCTCGGGGAACGGCAGGTCGAGGGTCTTGTTGATCATCTTCCAGCGGTGGATGTCGGCCCAGTCGACCAGCGTGATCGCGGTGCCGGACGCGCCTGCTCGACCGGTGCGGCCGATGCGGTGGACGTAGGTCTTGTCGTCCTCCGGGCACGTGTAGTTGACCACGTGGGAGACGCCTCGCACGTCGATGCCTCGCGCGGCGACGTCGGTGCACACCAGCACCTTGAGCTTGTCCTCGCGGAACTTCGTGAGGGCCTTCTCGCGCGCCACCTGGGCCATGTCGCCGTGCAGCGGAGCTGCGGCGAAGCCGCGCTCGGCGAGGTCGTCGGCGATGCGCTGGGCCTGGCGCTTGGTGCGGGTGAAGACGATCATCTTCTCGGCGTCGTCGGCCTGCAGGACGCGACCGATGATCTCGGGCTTGTCGAGGTCGTGGGCCAGGTAGATGAACTGGGCCGTGGCGGGGACGGTGGAGTTCTCGTAGGAGGCCTCGGCACGGATGTTCATCGGGTGACGCAGGTGACGGCGGGCCAGGGCCACGATCGCCGAGGGCATCGTGGCGGAGAAGAGCATCGTCTGGCGGGTCTCGGGCGTGAACGAGATGAGGCGCTCCACGTCGGGCAGGAAGCCCAGGTCGAGCATCTCGTCGGCCTCGTCCAGAACCAGCGCGTGGACGTGGGAGAGGTCCAGGGCCCGGCGGTTGGCGAGGTCGATCAGCCGCCCGGGGGTGCCGACCACGATGTCGACCCCGGTCTCCAGCGCCTCCAGTTGGCCCTCGTAGCCGACGCCGCCGTAGACCGTCAGGACCCGGAGCCCGAGGTCCTTGCTGGCCAGGGCGA
Protein-coding regions in this window:
- a CDS encoding ParA family protein, with protein sequence MSTHTPVVLAVANQKGGVAKTTTVASIGAALAELGQRVLLVDLDPQACLTFSLGIDPEDLDVSVHQVLTAGLAATEVIIETEEGVDVLPATIELARAEADLLTRTGREHVIKSVLEQLAEDLADDEDGPYDWVLLDCPPSLGVLTVAALTAADGVLIPLQCETLSHRGVGQLLDTVHDVRRFTNRGLEVWGVLPTLYDGRTNHARTVLETISDTYDLEVVEPPIPKTIKFAEAPAAGRSILATSRSSKGAKAYREVAANLVARAARPKPRRSAKKKRA
- a CDS encoding DEAD/DEAH box helicase, coding for MTTFRELGVLPDICDALDRAGITTPFAIQEMTLSVALVGTDLIGQARTGTGKTLAFGIPVLQRSVTPKDPAYADMPQGKPQALIVAPTRELALQVSNDLALASKDLGLRVLTVYGGVGYEGQLEALETGVDIVVGTPGRLIDLANRRALDLSHVHALVLDEADEMLDLGFLPDVERLISFTPETRQTMLFSATMPSAIVALARRHLRHPMNIRAEASYENSTVPATAQFIYLAHDLDKPEIIGRVLQADDAEKMIVFTRTKRQAQRIADDLAERGFAAAPLHGDMAQVAREKALTKFREDKLKVLVCTDVAARGIDVRGVSHVVNYTCPEDDKTYVHRIGRTGRAGASGTAITLVDWADIHRWKMINKTLDLPFPEPQETYSTSEHLYHDQGIAPGTKGRIVPPAPVEKKAPRERSGAQGGGQGNRGASEKPSGEGSSRPRRKRSRTRSRGGAPVKD